From a single Herbiconiux sp. SALV-R1 genomic region:
- a CDS encoding TIGR03086 family metal-binding protein yields MLPTSAADRHRAVAGRFAELAAAVPDGGWDAPAPVEGWVARDVVRHLVTWLPALVAGGSEVRLPEGPSVDADPAEAWRVHAANVQAVLDDPVASAAPFSNPHIGELQLGEAIDRFYVTDVFLHSWDLATATGQPALLDPETCTELLTGMEPIDEMLRASGQYGPRVEVADDADPESKLMAFIGRDPALATRAR; encoded by the coding sequence ATGCTTCCCACGAGTGCCGCCGATCGTCATCGTGCCGTGGCGGGCCGGTTCGCCGAGCTCGCCGCGGCGGTCCCCGACGGGGGGTGGGATGCTCCGGCCCCCGTCGAGGGATGGGTGGCGCGCGACGTGGTGCGCCATCTCGTCACCTGGCTGCCGGCGCTCGTCGCGGGCGGCAGCGAGGTGAGGCTGCCCGAGGGCCCCTCGGTCGACGCCGATCCGGCGGAGGCGTGGCGGGTTCACGCGGCGAACGTGCAGGCCGTGCTCGACGACCCCGTCGCATCCGCCGCCCCGTTCAGCAACCCGCACATCGGCGAGCTGCAGCTCGGCGAGGCGATCGACCGCTTCTACGTCACCGACGTCTTCCTTCACAGCTGGGACCTCGCCACGGCGACCGGGCAGCCCGCCCTCCTCGACCCGGAGACCTGCACCGAGCTGCTTACCGGCATGGAGCCGATCGACGAGATGCTCCGCGCCTCGGGCCAGTACGGGCCGAGGGTCGAGGTGGCCGACGACGCCGACCCGGAGTCGAAGCTGATGGCGTTCATCGGCCGCGACCCCGCCCTCGCGACGAGGGCTCGCTGA
- a CDS encoding glycosyltransferase, translating to MTEIRNRLVIIVRADPVICGHSVEGRNLAETALTRGFDEVRIVTWPIERLEAAGLPLKPLDTVLPYSPGIIVERPAPVGDYKVPDGRYLAGITGRLVELFTDGVPTVALSLYLSPHTIAVADAVRAAWGTGLPVNVTTIAEAVGSDVTNVVRTAVEEGRLGAAAHILSSYLSQDHCVAVSEYTRDLIIEEAQRVDEQHGTRFAEQCRDRIVVSYPAIDAAQYLDLDPAAKAAELGARGLVDDGYLFFLSRLTDAKGVDDLIAGFERSEVARTSELPLVIAGRGPQAEALKQLAAASPLAHRIRFLEDVGDAEKPYLMAGCAAFVLPSKPRPEFVETFGIALAEKMLAGGGPVITTLTGGIGEAIGDHAIVVPVNDPDAIAAAIDRAVLHTSAEERREWAEEARAYALQFDRHTVFDKLFDRFPRVETEGVPA from the coding sequence ATGACCGAGATCAGGAACCGCCTGGTGATCATCGTCCGCGCCGATCCGGTGATCTGCGGGCACTCGGTCGAGGGCCGCAACCTCGCCGAGACCGCCCTCACCCGCGGCTTCGACGAGGTGCGCATCGTCACCTGGCCGATCGAACGGCTCGAGGCCGCCGGTCTCCCGCTCAAGCCTCTCGACACGGTGCTTCCCTACAGCCCCGGTATCATCGTGGAACGCCCCGCCCCCGTGGGCGACTACAAGGTGCCCGACGGGCGCTACCTGGCCGGCATCACCGGTCGCCTGGTCGAGCTGTTCACCGACGGCGTGCCCACCGTCGCCCTGTCGCTCTACCTCAGCCCGCACACCATCGCCGTCGCCGACGCCGTACGTGCGGCCTGGGGCACGGGGCTCCCGGTGAACGTCACCACCATCGCCGAGGCCGTGGGCTCCGACGTCACCAACGTGGTGCGCACCGCGGTGGAGGAGGGGCGGCTGGGTGCCGCCGCGCACATCCTCTCGTCCTACCTGTCGCAAGACCACTGCGTCGCCGTGTCGGAGTACACCCGTGACCTCATCATCGAGGAGGCGCAGCGGGTCGACGAGCAGCACGGCACCCGGTTCGCCGAGCAGTGCCGCGACCGCATCGTGGTCTCCTACCCGGCCATCGACGCCGCGCAGTACCTCGACCTCGACCCGGCCGCCAAGGCCGCCGAGCTCGGCGCTCGCGGGCTCGTCGACGACGGCTACCTGTTCTTCCTCTCCCGGTTGACGGATGCGAAGGGCGTCGACGACCTCATCGCCGGCTTCGAACGCAGCGAGGTGGCACGCACGAGCGAGCTGCCGCTCGTGATCGCGGGCCGCGGGCCCCAGGCCGAGGCGCTCAAGCAGCTGGCGGCCGCCTCGCCGCTGGCCCACCGCATCCGTTTCCTCGAAGACGTCGGAGACGCCGAGAAGCCGTACCTCATGGCCGGCTGCGCGGCGTTCGTGCTGCCGTCGAAGCCGCGGCCGGAGTTCGTGGAGACCTTCGGCATCGCCCTGGCCGAGAAGATGCTGGCCGGTGGCGGGCCGGTCATCACGACCCTCACGGGCGGTATCGGCGAGGCCATCGGCGACCACGCCATCGTGGTGCCGGTGAACGACCCCGACGCGATCGCCGCGGCGATCGACCGGGCCGTGCTGCACACCTCGGCCGAGGAGCGCCGCGAGTGGGCCGAGGAGGCGCGCGCCTACGCGCTGCAGTTCGACCGCCACACCGTCTTCGACAAGCTGTTCGACCGCTTCCCCCGGGTCGAGACGGAGGGTGTTCCCGCGTAG